In one Rhodocyclaceae bacterium genomic region, the following are encoded:
- a CDS encoding fused MFS/spermidine synthase — MYLYAVTIFFSAFLLFLVQPLIAKQILPWFGGSSAVWTTCLVFFQSVLLAGYAYTDWTTRRLAPKKQAWLHIGLLVASLAVLPIIADASWKPSGDEDPALRILGLLLATIGLPYLLLSTTGPLVQAWFARTFDNAVPYRLFALSNLASMLALLSYPVAIEPWVNTVAQSWGWSAGYVVFVTLCAAAAAYGLKTSSVPVDVAPSRAVHAAGDAAGQPPTWGALLMWLSLSAMGSVLLLSLTSHMTQNIASVPFLWIVPLSLYLLTFILCFDSQGWYRRTPLMLLGAVLLCVMAWGLHSNEITLSIKVAIPLYCAGLFVLCMFCHGELTLIKPAPRYLTTFYLMISLGGALGGLFVGVLAPHAFNGYWELGIGFVLVALLALIRVRKAPVYALVVAVGVLVFTGVQSAIYVKEKLADSLMIQRNFYGVVRVKDYGDPKTDPEAVRSLVHGVILHGEQRLDPARRMDPTSYYGPASGIGLAIANAPESARHVGVIGLGTGTLATYGRSGDRFRMYEINPQVVDIARDWFSFLKDSKAKVDVVLGDARLQLEREAPQGFDVLAIDAFSSDSIPTHLITKEAMEVYLRHMKPDGVIAFHVTNRFLDLPPVVRRIADEMGLQSAIVSDEPSDRQDRFLSSSDWVLVSRSDAMLQKAAIKAVAQPVDSKPQWRLWTDDFNNLFQILK; from the coding sequence ATGTACCTTTATGCCGTAACGATCTTCTTCAGCGCGTTCCTGCTGTTCCTGGTGCAACCGCTGATCGCCAAGCAGATCCTGCCCTGGTTCGGCGGCTCGTCCGCGGTCTGGACAACCTGCCTCGTGTTCTTCCAGAGCGTGCTTCTCGCAGGATACGCATACACCGACTGGACCACCCGGCGCCTGGCGCCGAAGAAGCAGGCCTGGCTGCACATCGGCCTGCTGGTGGCAAGCCTCGCGGTGCTGCCGATCATCGCCGACGCGTCCTGGAAGCCGTCGGGCGACGAAGACCCGGCGCTGCGCATCCTCGGGCTGCTGCTGGCCACCATCGGCCTCCCCTACCTCCTGCTGTCGACTACCGGGCCGCTGGTGCAGGCCTGGTTCGCTCGTACGTTCGACAACGCCGTGCCCTACCGGCTGTTCGCGCTGTCCAACCTGGCATCGATGCTCGCGCTGCTGTCCTACCCGGTCGCGATCGAGCCGTGGGTGAACACCGTCGCACAGTCTTGGGGCTGGTCCGCCGGCTACGTGGTGTTCGTGACACTGTGCGCAGCCGCCGCCGCCTACGGGCTCAAGACCAGCAGCGTACCGGTCGATGTCGCGCCCTCGCGCGCGGTGCACGCCGCCGGCGATGCGGCCGGGCAGCCACCGACCTGGGGGGCGCTGCTGATGTGGCTGTCGCTGTCGGCGATGGGTTCGGTGCTGCTGCTCTCGCTGACCAGCCACATGACGCAGAACATCGCCTCGGTGCCATTCCTGTGGATCGTGCCGCTGTCGCTGTACCTGCTCACCTTCATCCTCTGCTTCGACTCGCAGGGCTGGTACCGGCGCACCCCGCTGATGCTGCTCGGCGCGGTGCTGCTGTGCGTGATGGCCTGGGGCCTGCACTCGAACGAGATCACGCTGAGCATCAAGGTCGCGATCCCGCTCTACTGCGCCGGGCTGTTCGTGCTGTGCATGTTCTGCCACGGCGAACTGACGCTGATCAAGCCGGCACCGCGCTACCTGACGACGTTCTATCTGATGATCTCGCTGGGCGGCGCCCTGGGCGGCCTGTTCGTCGGCGTGCTGGCACCGCATGCGTTCAACGGCTACTGGGAACTGGGCATCGGCTTCGTGCTGGTCGCGCTGCTCGCGCTGATCCGGGTGCGCAAGGCACCGGTATATGCCCTGGTGGTGGCGGTCGGCGTGCTGGTCTTCACCGGCGTCCAGTCGGCCATCTACGTGAAGGAGAAGCTGGCCGACTCGCTGATGATCCAGCGCAACTTCTACGGCGTCGTACGGGTGAAAGACTACGGCGATCCGAAGACCGACCCGGAGGCGGTGCGCAGCCTCGTGCACGGCGTGATCCTGCACGGCGAGCAGCGGCTCGACCCGGCGCGCAGGATGGATCCGACCAGCTATTACGGTCCGGCATCGGGCATCGGGCTGGCGATCGCCAACGCCCCGGAGAGCGCGCGCCATGTCGGCGTGATCGGGCTCGGTACCGGCACGCTGGCCACCTACGGGCGTTCGGGCGACCGCTTCCGCATGTATGAGATCAATCCACAGGTGGTCGACATCGCCCGCGACTGGTTCAGCTTTCTGAAAGATTCGAAGGCCAAGGTCGACGTGGTGCTCGGCGATGCACGCCTCCAGCTCGAGCGCGAAGCACCGCAGGGCTTCGACGTACTGGCGATCGATGCGTTCTCCAGCGACTCGATCCCCACGCACCTGATCACGAAGGAGGCCATGGAAGTCTACCTGCGGCACATGAAGCCCGATGGCGTGATCGCATTCCACGTGACAAACCGCTTCCTCGACCTGCCCCCGGTGGTGCGCCGGATCGCCGACGAGATGGGCCTGCAGTCGGCCATCGTGTCCGACGAGCCCAGCGACCGGCAGGACCGCTTCCTGTCGAGTTCCGACTGGGTGCTGGTCAGCCGCAGCGACGCCATGCTGCAGAAGGCCGCGATCAAGGCGGTCGCCCAGCCGGTGGACTCGAAGCCGCAGTGGCGTCTGTGGACGGACGACTTCAACAACCTGTTCCAGATCCTGAAATGA